A single Perognathus longimembris pacificus isolate PPM17 chromosome 17, ASM2315922v1, whole genome shotgun sequence DNA region contains:
- the Ppp1r9b gene encoding neurabin-2 — protein sequence MMKTEPRGPGGPLRSASPHRSAYEAGIQALKPPDASGPDETPKAAHHKKYGSNVHRIKSMFLQMGTTAGPPGEAGGGGAGMAEAPRASERGGVRLSLPRASSLNENVDHSALLKLGTSVSERVSRFDSKPAPSAQPAPPPHPPSRLQETRKLFERSGPAAAAGDKEAAARRLLRQERAGLQDRKLDVVVRFNGSTEALDKLDADAVSPTVSQLSAVFEKADSRTGVHRGPGPPRAAAAGAPQVNSKLVSKRSRVFQPPPPPPAPSGDAPTDRERGGPGGQLPPQHRVAPARPPPKPREVRKIKPVEVEESGDSEAESAPGEVIQAEVTVHAALENGSASATTASPAPEEPKAPAASEEEVAAVAEPERGVGNGRAPDVAPEEADESKKEDFSEADLVDVSAYSGLGEDSGGSALEEDDEEDEEDGEPPYEPESGCVEIPGLSEEEDPAPSRKIHFSTAPIQVFSTYSNEDYDRRNEDVDPMAASAEYELEKRVERLELFPVELEKDSEGLGISIIGMGAGADMGLEKLGIFVKTVTEGGAAHRDGRIQVNDLLVEVDGTSLVGVTQSFAASVLRNTKGRVRFMIGRERPGEQSEVAQLIQQTLEQERWQREMMEQRYAQYGEDDDETGEYATDEEEELSPTFPGGEMAIEVFELAENEDALSPVDMEPEKLVHKFKELQIKHAVTEAEIQQLKRKLQSLEQEKGRWRVEKAQLEQSVEENKERMEKLEGYWGEAQSLCQAVDEHLRETQAQYQALERKYSKAKRLIKDYQQKEIEFLKKETAQRRVLEESELARKEEMDKLLDKISELEGNLQTLRNSNST from the exons ATGATGAAGACGGAGCCGCGGGGGCCCGGGGGTCCCCTCCGGAGCGCCTCCCCGCACCGCAGCGCCTACGAGGCGGGCATCCAGGCGCTGAAGCCTCCCGACGCATCCGGGCCCGACGAGACACCCAAGGCGGCCCACCACAAGAAATATGGCTCCAACGTCCACCGCATCAAAAGTATGTTCCTGCAGATGGGCACCACGGCGGGGCCGCCGGGcgaggcgggcggcggcggcgcgggcatGGCCGAGGCCCCCCGGGCATCGGAGCGCGGCGGCGTGCGCCTGTCGCTGCCGCGGGCCAGCAGCCTGAACGAGAACGTGGACCACAGCGCCCTgctcaagctgggcaccagcgtGTCGGAGCGCGTGAGCCGCTTCGACTCCAAGCCCGCGCCCTCGGCgcagcccgcgccgccgccgcacCCGCCGTCCCGGCTGCAGGAGACGCGGAAGCTGTTTGAACGCAGCGGCCCCGCGGCTGCCGCCGGCGACAAGGAGGCCGCGGCGCGACGGCTGCTCCGGCAGGAGCGCGCCGGCCTGCAGGACCGGAAGCTGGACGTCGTGGTGCGCTTCAACGGCAGCACCGAGGCGTTGGACAAGCTGGACGCCGACGCCGTGTCGCCGACGGTCAGCCAGCTCAGCGCCGTCTTCGAGAAGGCCGACTCGAGGACCGGCGTCCATCGAGGGCCTGGGCCTCCCCGGGCTGCGGCCGCAGGGGCTCCCCAGGTCAACTCGAAGCTGGTCAGTAAGCGATCCCGGGTGTTccagccgcccccgcccccgcccgccccatcGGGAGATGCCCCGACCGACAGGGAGCGTGGGGGCCCTGGAGGGCAGCTGCCCCCGCAGCACCGAGTggcccccgcccggccgccccccaAGCCGCGGGAGGTGAGGAAGATCAAGCCCGTGGAGGTGGAGGAGAGCGGGGATTCGGAGGCCGAGTCTGCCCCCGGGGAAGTGATCCAGGCCGAGGTGACGGTCCACGCGGCCCTGGAGAATGGCAGCGCCTCGGCAACCACCGCCAGCCCCGCGCCCGAGGAGCCCAAGGCCCCAGCGGCCTCCGAGGAGGAGGTGGCGGCGGTGGCAGAGCCAGAGAGGGGGGTGGGAAATGGACGGGCCCCGGACGTGGCCCCGGAGGAGGCCGACGAGTCTAAGAAGGAGGACTTCTCCGAGGCGGACTTGGTGGACGTGAGCGCCTACAGTGGGCTTGGGGAGGACTCTGGGGGCAGTGCCCTGGAGGAGGACGATGAGGAAGACGAAGAGGATGGAGAGCCTCCCTATGAGCCCGAGTCTGGGTGTGTGGAGATCCCGGGGCTCTCGGAGGAAGAGGACCCGGCCCCGAGCCGGAAGATCCATTTCAGCACAGCGCCCATCCAA GTGTTCAGCACCTACTCCAACGAGGACTATGACCGCCGCAACGAGGATGTGGACCCCATGGCTGCCTCTGCAGAGTATGAGCTGGAGAAGCGGGTGGAACGGCTGGAGCTGTTTCCTGTAGAGCTGGAGAAGG ACTCCGAGGGCCTGGGCATCAGCATCATCGGCATGGGGGCTGGGGCCGATATGGGCCTGGAGAAGCTGGGCATCTTCGTCAAGACCGTGACTGAGGGTGGCGCTGCCCATCGGGATGGCAG GATCCAGGTGAACGATCTTCTGGTAGAGGTGGATGGAACGAGTCTGGTGGGAGTGACCCAGAGTTTTGCGGCCTCTGTGCTCAGGAACACCAAGGGCCGAGTGCG GTTCATGATTGGCCGGGAGCGGCCTGGAGAGCAGAGTGAAGTGGCTCAGCTAATTCAGCAGACTTTGGAGCAAGAGCGATGGCAGCGGGAGATGATGGAGCAAAGATATGCCCAGTACGGGGAGGATGATGATGAG ACTGGTGAGTATGCCACTGACGAGGAAGAGGAGCTGAGCCCCACATTCCCGGGTGGCGAGATGGCCATCGAGGTGTTCGAGCTGGCAGAGAACGAGGATGCACTGTCCCCTGTTGACATGGAGCCCGAGAAGCTGGTGCACAAGTTCAAGGAG CTCCAGATCAAGCATGCGGTGACTGAAGCAGAGATCCAGCAGCTGAAACGGAAG CTGCAGAGCCTGGAGCAGGAGAAGGGGCGCTGGCGAGTGGAGAAGGCCCAGTTGGAGCAGAGTGTGGAAGAGAACAAGGAGCGCATGGAGAAACTAGAGGGCTACTGGGGCGAGGCACAGAGCCTGTGCCAGGCAGTAGACGAGCACCTTCGGGAGACCCAGGCCCAATACCAGGCCCTGGAGCGCAAGTACAGCAAGGCCAAGCGACTCATCAAGGACTACCAGCAGAA GGAGATTGAGTTTCTGAAAAAGGAGACTGCCCAGCGTCGGGTTCTGGAGGAGTCAGAGctggccaggaaggaagaaatggacaagCTCCTGGACAAG ATCTCAGAACTGGAAGGAAACCTACAAACACTGAGGAATTCCAATTCTACTTAA